The following coding sequences are from one Mycobacterium bourgelatii window:
- the eccB gene encoding type VII secretion protein EccB, translating into MRATRLHASGHRLLLRRLECALLYHHVDVLHESLSARTRALAVGCVLTMVATAGCAFVALLRPDAGLGGAPIALGQESGALFVRVGDAWHPVLNLASARLIAGTDANPKPVHDAAFRHTKRGPLLGIPGAPQLLAPPLSESESMWTICDSAGKTTVLVGSVGEYSARVAPDQALLVRAQSGLPAQLLYHGRRASVDLADGAVQRALRLDGRTPHVVAPALLAAIPEAPPISAPRISGAGGRSAALPGFRVGTVLRITRAEGDEYFVVLAGGVQRVGQVVADLLRFGDAQSAANVVAVAPDVIRASPVVDTLPVADFPERVPQLVDAASVCVGWASGHAGFLLGGGVPLPDGQLPVTLAQADGPGPALDEVYLPPGRSAFAAARSLSGGGRRAATRYLVTDTGVRFAIGDDQAAHDLGLTAQAVPAPWPVLAMLPAGPELTKAKASVARDTIGSGPP; encoded by the coding sequence GTGAGAGCCACCCGATTGCACGCCAGCGGCCACCGACTCCTACTGCGGCGCCTGGAATGCGCGTTGCTGTACCACCACGTCGATGTGCTCCACGAATCGCTGAGCGCCCGGACGAGGGCGCTGGCGGTCGGCTGTGTGTTGACGATGGTCGCCACGGCCGGATGCGCGTTTGTTGCTTTGCTACGACCGGATGCTGGGCTGGGCGGTGCGCCGATCGCGCTCGGGCAAGAGTCCGGGGCGCTATTCGTCCGGGTGGGGGATGCCTGGCACCCGGTGCTCAACCTCGCCTCGGCGCGGTTGATCGCGGGCACCGATGCGAACCCAAAACCGGTGCACGATGCTGCCTTTCGACACACCAAACGTGGTCCACTGCTCGGTATTCCGGGGGCGCCGCAGCTGCTGGCGCCGCCATTGTCCGAATCCGAGTCGATGTGGACGATATGCGACTCGGCCGGGAAGACGACGGTGCTCGTCGGCTCGGTGGGGGAATACAGCGCCCGGGTTGCCCCCGATCAGGCTCTTTTGGTCAGGGCTCAATCGGGTTTGCCGGCTCAACTGCTGTACCACGGCCGTCGGGCTTCGGTCGATCTCGCCGATGGTGCGGTGCAGCGGGCGCTGCGGCTGGACGGGCGGACTCCTCACGTCGTCGCCCCGGCGTTGCTGGCGGCCATCCCAGAGGCGCCGCCGATCAGTGCGCCCAGGATTAGCGGGGCCGGCGGGCGGTCGGCCGCCCTGCCCGGGTTTCGGGTGGGCACTGTGCTGCGTATCACGCGCGCGGAGGGCGACGAGTACTTCGTTGTCCTGGCGGGCGGGGTGCAGCGCGTCGGCCAGGTCGTCGCGGACCTGCTGCGCTTCGGCGACGCGCAGTCCGCCGCGAACGTGGTCGCCGTGGCACCCGATGTGATCCGTGCCTCGCCCGTCGTGGACACCCTGCCGGTCGCAGATTTTCCGGAGCGGGTGCCGCAGCTGGTCGACGCCGCATCCGTGTGCGTGGGCTGGGCTTCCGGGCACGCTGGATTCCTGCTTGGCGGTGGCGTGCCGTTGCCCGACGGACAGCTGCCGGTGACGTTGGCGCAGGCCGACGGTCCCGGCCCCGCATTGGACGAGGTCTACCTCCCGCCGGGCCGCAGTGCATTCGCGGCCGCGCGCAGCCTCTCGGGTGGAGGCCGTCGGGCCGCGACGCGTTACCTGGTGACCGACACCGGGGTCCGCTTCGCCATTGGCGACGACCAGGCGGCTCACGACCTCGGTCTAACCGCGCAGGCGGTCCCGGCGCCGTGGCCGGTGTTGGCAATGCTGCCTGCCGGACCGGAACTCACCAAGGCCAAGGCATCAGTCGCCCGCGACACCATTGGCAGCGGGCCGCCTTAA
- the mycP gene encoding type VII secretion-associated serine protease mycosin, protein MAAARVVRLWLAAALIALPPCALPAMAHAVAPHPIDEKWLPRPGLPAPPQPTVQREVCAVVHADANLTGAGAPVQFADFDLTRLWQFTRGGGQRVAVIDTGVARHRRLQNLIAGGDYVSTGDGTQDCDAHGTLVAGIIAAAPDPSSDQFSGVAPDATIIGIRQSSAKFARTSNRSAGGVGDVDTMAKAVRTAADLGATVINISTVACVPAANELNDRALGAALAYAVDIKDAVVVAAAGNAADDAHCPAQRPDATRDTVTVAVSPAWYDDYVLTVGSVNADGAPSAFTLAGPWVDVAASGEGITSLSPAGDGLVNSIAGQHGSRPLTGTSYAAPLVSGLVALVRARFPELTARQVMQRIESTAHHPPAGRDALVGNGAVDPPAAISTGPIPQPVAARPSPLSPPQPPTRYQPDRRDRNVALVGAACCVVVLVAVGLMRPSRKRVAGD, encoded by the coding sequence ATGGCTGCGGCTCGGGTTGTGCGGTTGTGGCTCGCCGCGGCCCTCATCGCACTGCCCCCATGTGCGCTTCCCGCGATGGCACACGCCGTCGCACCACATCCGATCGACGAAAAGTGGCTACCGCGACCGGGATTGCCCGCACCACCGCAGCCCACCGTGCAGCGCGAGGTATGCGCCGTGGTCCACGCAGACGCGAACCTCACCGGCGCCGGCGCACCCGTTCAGTTCGCGGATTTCGACTTGACGCGGCTGTGGCAATTCACCCGTGGCGGCGGCCAGCGGGTCGCGGTCATCGACACCGGCGTCGCCAGACACCGCCGACTCCAAAATCTCATCGCCGGAGGTGACTACGTGTCCACCGGGGACGGCACCCAGGATTGCGATGCACACGGCACTTTGGTGGCCGGAATCATCGCTGCCGCGCCCGATCCCAGCTCCGACCAATTCAGCGGGGTGGCACCCGACGCAACAATCATCGGCATCCGCCAGTCGAGCGCGAAATTCGCCCGGACGAGCAATCGGTCAGCCGGGGGCGTGGGTGACGTCGACACGATGGCCAAGGCCGTCCGCACCGCAGCCGACCTCGGCGCGACGGTGATCAACATTTCCACGGTGGCCTGCGTCCCGGCCGCCAACGAACTCAACGACCGCGCCCTAGGCGCCGCGCTCGCCTACGCCGTCGATATCAAGGACGCCGTCGTGGTCGCCGCCGCCGGCAACGCCGCCGACGACGCGCACTGCCCGGCGCAGCGGCCGGACGCCACCCGCGACACCGTCACCGTCGCGGTCAGTCCGGCCTGGTACGACGACTACGTCCTGACCGTCGGTTCGGTGAACGCCGACGGAGCCCCTTCCGCGTTCACCCTCGCGGGACCGTGGGTGGATGTCGCGGCCTCCGGCGAGGGAATCACCTCCCTCAGCCCGGCCGGCGATGGGCTCGTCAATAGCATTGCGGGACAACATGGATCGCGGCCGTTGACCGGTACCAGCTACGCCGCTCCCCTGGTGAGCGGGCTAGTCGCGTTGGTCCGGGCCCGATTTCCCGAGCTGACCGCCCGGCAAGTCATGCAGCGCATCGAGTCGACGGCGCATCATCCTCCCGCGGGACGGGACGCACTGGTCGGCAACGGCGCCGTTGACCCGCCGGCCGCCATCAGCACCGGTCCGATACCGCAACCGGTCGCAGCCAGGCCATCACCCCTGTCACCGCCGCAGCCGCCTACCCGCTACCAGCCGGACCGCCGCGACCGCAACGTGGCGTTGGTCGGCGCGGCGTGCTGCGTGGTTGTTCTGGTCGCCGTCGGGTTGATGCGTCCCAGTCGCAAGCGCGTTGCGGGCGACTGA
- the eccD gene encoding type VII secretion integral membrane protein EccD, protein MSASDSELRRVTVHSAAASADLTLPANLPITALIPSIRDILGIRGAETATRYHLSLPGAPALPGTTTLAQHGIRDGSVLVLTKSSPVAPIRRCDDVPEVVSATLAANHPDMTGHTARVTLAVIATVFAALAGLFAVPGPAGTPHVLLATMAATATSVLAMRVTGCDGVILRGVACFATVAAVAALVGVLTTMPPLAIASLVTLASFALLEVSPRISIVLTGLSPRLAADTDLDTTDHVAARATRAGGWLAGLHTAFSASVASGAIVTVLASPHWVAVASAATAGCLLLLRARSMGLVAIIGGMTVATTTFVVVVVRGLVPGQWVAAMAAGLTIVAMFVALRLGSNALALSPIARRGVESLECLALVGLVPLAAWNCGAFSAVSGWV, encoded by the coding sequence GTGTCCGCTTCCGATAGTGAGCTACGCCGGGTTACCGTCCATTCCGCCGCCGCATCCGCGGATTTGACCCTTCCGGCGAACCTGCCCATCACCGCGTTGATCCCTTCGATACGTGACATCCTGGGCATCCGCGGCGCCGAGACCGCAACGCGTTATCACTTGTCGCTACCGGGTGCGCCCGCCCTGCCGGGTACGACGACGTTGGCGCAACACGGCATTCGGGACGGGTCAGTACTGGTCTTGACCAAGTCCTCACCCGTAGCGCCCATCCGTCGTTGTGATGATGTGCCGGAAGTTGTTTCGGCCACGCTTGCGGCCAACCATCCCGACATGACCGGGCACACCGCCCGGGTCACCCTCGCAGTCATCGCCACCGTGTTTGCGGCGTTGGCGGGCCTGTTCGCCGTCCCGGGGCCTGCGGGTACGCCCCATGTCCTGCTCGCCACGATGGCGGCGACGGCGACGTCGGTTCTTGCAATGCGGGTAACCGGTTGTGACGGAGTCATTTTGCGGGGAGTGGCTTGTTTCGCGACGGTGGCAGCGGTTGCCGCACTGGTAGGTGTACTTACGACGATGCCGCCGCTCGCCATCGCTTCGCTGGTCACGCTGGCTTCCTTCGCCCTGCTCGAGGTGTCGCCACGAATCTCCATCGTGCTGACCGGCTTGTCACCCCGCCTAGCTGCCGATACAGACCTCGATACCACCGATCATGTTGCCGCTAGGGCGACGCGCGCTGGCGGCTGGCTGGCCGGCCTGCACACCGCGTTCTCGGCGTCCGTGGCCTCCGGTGCCATCGTCACCGTCCTGGCGAGTCCGCACTGGGTGGCCGTCGCATCGGCCGCGACAGCCGGTTGCCTACTATTGCTGCGCGCCCGCTCGATGGGTCTGGTCGCGATCATCGGCGGAATGACAGTTGCCACAACCACCTTCGTTGTCGTCGTGGTGCGGGGTCTAGTGCCCGGGCAATGGGTGGCGGCAATGGCCGCGGGGTTGACAATTGTGGCAATGTTTGTGGCACTGCGCCTGGGCTCCAACGCCCTGGCGCTGTCGCCCATCGCACGACGCGGTGTCGAATCGCTGGAGTGTCTAGCGCTGGTCGGTTTGGTGCCACTGGCCGCTTGGAACTGCGGGGCTTTCAGCGCCGTTAGTGGCTGGGTGTGA
- the eccCb gene encoding type VII secretion protein EccCb, whose translation MNCGASGRCICSRSMIEVAAPPPVSPLESTGIAGRLLPLVISVATLSVMTTALVSGSPVTRNPTFMAVPVMMLASLAVAAVTARGRHRGLEDDRIDYLSYLSDLRRTVSETAAAQRSSLTRTHPDPDTLWTLIGGPRMWERHSDSADYCRVRVGIGTRPLATRLSAPQLPPVHRSDPVTVTALRQFLRAHSTIAEVPIAIPLQGAGTVTVDGETPRVRGLLRAIICQLAVWHAPERLLIAAVICDRHRAHWEWLKWLPHNQHPSITDTSGAARMVYQSVAEAESALAGVATPLVVIVDDDERAESVRGATSIVVGAGGVGAPVVVPQVGQDETLLRPDDMDIVDALVCARLLAAHRLEDAGVLGGDRTGDDRLRVPIGTSVDGKPVELDIKEPAAQGMGPHGLCIGATGSGKSELLRTIALGMMVRNSPEVVNLLLIDFKGGATFLDFGRSPHVAAVITNLAQEAPLVARMRDALAGETHRRQQLLRTAGNVASVADYERARRSGAELKPLPTLFIIVDEFSELLSQHPDFADVFVAIGRLGRSLGMHLLLASQRLDEGRLRGLEAHLSYRLCLKTLSASESRAVLGTPDAYHLPNSPGAGILCSATGESVRFQAACVSGQLQRRGAPRAAAPAAVRLFSTHDTGLGSRTAGPTVLQEVLDRLCRQGPPAHPIWLPPLDDAPALADLLRNGAFAALSVPVGIIDRPFEQSRTPLLVDLSGAAGNVAVVGAPRTGKSTALRTLIMALAATHDPSQVQFYCLDFGGGSLASLGELPHVGAVAGRAAPELARGMVGELESVLHAREVASSEALGRSDVFLIVDGWSALSCEFAALQESITLLATRGLAYGVHVVLSASRWAELRPALKDQIGTRIELRLGDPADSEFDRKQARQVPGDRPGRGLCQEGLHIMIARPELTELEFRCGGGEVAPPIALLPAEVAYDDIVQRADEAGCGREIMLGLEERRLRPVSVDLEHHLLVLGDNGCGKTAALRILCHEIVRAGNAQLFLIDFRRGLLGVVEPDHLGGYAMSPQALGALMPGLLGLLQARMPSLNASQAQLRERSWWSGPEIYVVVDDYDLVAGVAANPLHDLLEYLPHATDLGLHMIVARRSGGAARALFEPLLAALRDGGCLGLLMSTRPDEGTLLGTSRPRPLPPGRGVMVTRSGVELLVQVAWCPP comes from the coding sequence GTGAATTGCGGCGCATCCGGGCGCTGCATATGTTCCCGCAGCATGATCGAGGTAGCCGCACCGCCGCCGGTTTCGCCCCTGGAATCCACCGGCATAGCGGGGCGCCTGCTGCCGCTCGTCATTTCCGTCGCAACGCTTTCGGTCATGACTACGGCGCTTGTTTCGGGGTCTCCGGTCACCCGCAACCCGACATTTATGGCCGTTCCGGTGATGATGCTGGCTTCCCTGGCCGTGGCGGCTGTGACGGCGCGGGGTAGGCACCGCGGTCTCGAGGACGATCGCATCGACTACCTGAGCTACTTGAGCGACTTGCGCCGCACCGTCTCCGAAACCGCGGCGGCGCAACGATCATCATTGACCCGGACTCATCCCGATCCCGACACGTTGTGGACGTTGATCGGTGGGCCGCGAATGTGGGAACGACATTCCGACTCCGCTGACTATTGCCGGGTGCGGGTCGGTATCGGAACCAGGCCGCTGGCAACGCGTCTCAGTGCACCGCAATTACCGCCCGTGCATCGGTCGGATCCGGTAACGGTGACCGCGCTGCGGCAGTTTCTGCGGGCACACTCGACGATCGCCGAGGTGCCGATCGCGATCCCATTGCAGGGTGCGGGGACGGTGACCGTAGACGGTGAGACGCCGCGGGTGCGAGGATTGCTGCGCGCGATCATCTGCCAACTGGCGGTGTGGCATGCCCCGGAGCGGCTGCTGATCGCCGCCGTGATCTGCGACCGGCATCGTGCGCACTGGGAATGGCTGAAGTGGTTGCCGCACAACCAACATCCGAGCATCACCGACACGTCGGGAGCCGCGCGGATGGTGTACCAGAGCGTCGCAGAGGCCGAGAGCGCACTCGCCGGCGTTGCCACGCCGCTGGTGGTGATCGTTGACGACGACGAGCGCGCCGAAAGTGTGCGGGGTGCGACCAGCATCGTGGTGGGCGCGGGGGGTGTCGGCGCGCCGGTGGTGGTTCCGCAGGTCGGACAGGATGAAACATTGTTGCGACCAGACGACATGGACATCGTTGACGCGCTGGTGTGTGCGCGGCTGCTGGCCGCGCATCGTCTCGAGGACGCCGGCGTACTGGGGGGCGACCGCACCGGCGACGATCGCCTTCGCGTTCCGATCGGCACCTCCGTCGACGGCAAGCCCGTCGAGCTGGACATCAAAGAACCTGCGGCGCAGGGGATGGGCCCGCACGGTCTTTGCATCGGGGCGACGGGGTCGGGCAAATCGGAATTGCTGCGCACCATCGCGCTCGGCATGATGGTGCGCAACTCGCCGGAGGTCGTCAACCTGCTTCTGATCGACTTCAAAGGTGGCGCTACCTTTCTGGACTTTGGCCGATCCCCGCACGTGGCTGCCGTCATCACCAACCTCGCGCAGGAAGCGCCGTTGGTGGCCCGGATGCGCGACGCGCTTGCCGGCGAGACGCACCGGCGACAACAACTGCTGCGGACGGCGGGCAACGTCGCGAGCGTCGCCGATTACGAACGCGCGCGCCGATCAGGGGCCGAACTCAAGCCTCTGCCAACGTTGTTCATCATCGTCGACGAGTTCTCCGAACTGCTCAGCCAGCACCCCGACTTCGCGGACGTGTTCGTCGCGATCGGCCGGCTGGGTCGGTCCTTGGGCATGCACCTGCTACTAGCCAGCCAGCGGCTCGATGAAGGCCGGCTGCGCGGGCTGGAGGCCCACCTGTCTTACCGCCTTTGTCTCAAGACGCTGTCGGCAAGTGAATCACGCGCGGTGTTAGGCACACCGGACGCGTATCACCTGCCGAACAGCCCCGGCGCCGGAATCCTGTGCTCGGCGACCGGCGAATCGGTGCGCTTCCAGGCGGCATGCGTTTCGGGTCAGCTGCAACGCAGGGGAGCGCCCCGGGCGGCGGCCCCGGCGGCGGTGCGGTTGTTCAGCACGCATGACACCGGGCTTGGCTCCCGCACCGCTGGACCGACTGTCCTGCAGGAAGTCTTGGACCGGCTATGCCGACAGGGCCCGCCCGCGCACCCAATCTGGTTGCCGCCGCTGGACGACGCACCGGCGCTGGCCGATCTACTCCGTAATGGTGCCTTCGCCGCATTGTCCGTTCCGGTCGGGATCATCGATCGGCCGTTCGAGCAGTCCCGCACACCGTTGCTGGTCGACTTATCCGGCGCCGCAGGCAATGTGGCGGTTGTGGGGGCGCCCCGAACGGGTAAGTCAACGGCGCTGCGCACGCTGATCATGGCGCTGGCCGCAACGCATGATCCGAGCCAGGTGCAGTTCTACTGCCTGGACTTCGGCGGCGGCTCCCTGGCCTCGCTCGGTGAGTTGCCGCATGTGGGTGCGGTCGCGGGTAGGGCGGCACCCGAACTCGCCCGGGGCATGGTCGGCGAGCTGGAGTCGGTCCTGCATGCCCGAGAGGTCGCCTCCTCCGAAGCCCTCGGCCGCAGCGATGTGTTCCTCATCGTCGACGGCTGGTCGGCGCTGAGTTGTGAATTTGCCGCGCTTCAGGAATCGATCACTTTGTTGGCAACGCGAGGCCTTGCGTATGGCGTGCATGTCGTGTTGTCGGCGTCGCGCTGGGCCGAACTGCGACCGGCGCTGAAGGATCAGATCGGCACCCGCATCGAGTTGCGGCTCGGTGACCCTGCCGATTCCGAGTTCGACCGCAAGCAGGCGCGGCAGGTACCCGGTGACAGGCCGGGCCGCGGCCTCTGCCAAGAGGGGCTACACATCATGATTGCCCGGCCCGAGTTGACGGAGCTTGAATTCCGTTGCGGTGGTGGCGAAGTGGCACCGCCGATTGCCCTGCTGCCCGCCGAGGTGGCCTATGACGACATTGTCCAGCGTGCGGACGAGGCAGGCTGTGGACGGGAAATCATGCTCGGTCTCGAGGAACGCCGACTGCGGCCGGTTTCGGTCGATCTCGAGCATCACCTGTTGGTGCTTGGCGACAACGGCTGCGGCAAGACGGCCGCGTTGCGGATCCTGTGCCACGAGATCGTCCGGGCCGGGAACGCCCAGTTGTTCCTCATCGACTTCCGTCGCGGCTTGCTCGGTGTCGTCGAACCGGACCACCTTGGCGGCTACGCAATGTCGCCGCAGGCCCTCGGCGCCCTGATGCCGGGTCTGCTGGGCCTGCTGCAGGCGCGGATGCCGTCCCTCAATGCGAGCCAAGCGCAGCTGCGGGAAAGGTCTTGGTGGTCCGGGCCGGAGATCTATGTGGTCGTCGACGACTACGACCTGGTCGCCGGGGTTGCGGCGAACCCATTGCATGACCTGCTTGAATATCTGCCCCACGCAACAGATCTCGGGCTGCACATGATCGTTGCACGACGCAGCGGCGGCGCCGCTCGCGCACTGTTCGAGCCGCTGCTCGCTGCCTTGCGCGACGGCGGGTGCCTGGGTCTGCTGATGAGCACGCGCCCGGACGAAGGCACGCTGCTGGGGACCAGTCGTCCGCGCCCGTTGCCGCCGGGACGCGGCGTTATGGTCACACGCAGCGGTGTCGAACTGCTTGTCCAGGTCGCCTGGTGCCCGCCGTGA
- a CDS encoding type VII secretion-associated protein translates to MSVHRAVIEAGPGTLRQLCCNTGVVVDTEVVEAALGAIDDPVALVAEQPIAVASLWSDALSSLCRDHDEGAIIVHPSWWSPTRVATVTRAARTLTGEVSVRPRSWLLARAQPGVGSEASAMVELTDGFAFVSGRVSGRSKTAAVRRRGNARVVAVEVARVVAEMTGVTAVVIDAAHGVADVREFATHIAAAVREAASGAVMEVGDARLRRLAREIQPTPRAPLVEPSRPRTRVMARLAGTGVALVVAALAVLATLAPVQSSGVRQTVPSALELPTTYLVEGRLALTVPANWPTQRVAGGPGSARIQVTSPSDPETALHITQSPVPGETLADAADRLRRAIEMEPDGVFVDFNPSGASAGRPAVTYREVRPGHDVWWTVLLDGELRIGVGCQSRRGGQDAVRDACEQAVRSAHAVE, encoded by the coding sequence GTGAGCGTTCATCGGGCGGTCATCGAAGCGGGACCCGGCACACTTCGCCAATTGTGTTGCAACACAGGAGTGGTCGTTGACACCGAGGTCGTCGAGGCCGCTCTGGGCGCCATCGACGACCCGGTGGCGCTGGTGGCGGAGCAACCGATCGCCGTCGCCTCGCTCTGGTCCGACGCACTGTCATCCCTGTGCCGCGATCACGACGAAGGCGCGATCATCGTGCACCCATCGTGGTGGTCCCCGACACGGGTAGCCACCGTCACGCGGGCCGCACGAACGCTGACAGGCGAAGTGAGTGTGCGGCCGCGGTCATGGCTACTGGCCCGCGCGCAGCCGGGCGTGGGGAGTGAAGCGTCGGCGATGGTTGAACTCACCGACGGGTTCGCTTTCGTATCGGGGCGCGTATCGGGGCGCTCGAAGACCGCAGCGGTACGTCGACGTGGGAACGCCCGGGTCGTGGCCGTGGAGGTAGCCCGCGTCGTCGCCGAAATGACGGGCGTGACGGCGGTGGTGATCGATGCGGCGCATGGTGTCGCCGACGTGCGGGAATTCGCCACGCATATCGCCGCGGCGGTACGCGAAGCTGCCAGCGGTGCGGTGATGGAAGTCGGCGACGCGCGGCTGCGGCGGCTGGCCAGGGAGATCCAGCCGACCCCTCGCGCCCCGTTGGTTGAACCTTCCCGACCCCGCACCCGGGTGATGGCGCGACTCGCGGGCACCGGTGTGGCGCTGGTCGTGGCGGCGTTGGCGGTATTGGCGACGCTGGCGCCGGTTCAGAGCTCAGGGGTTCGCCAGACGGTGCCGTCCGCCCTGGAGCTGCCCACCACCTATCTGGTCGAGGGCCGGCTGGCGTTGACCGTCCCCGCCAACTGGCCGACGCAGCGTGTCGCGGGCGGGCCCGGGTCGGCCCGGATTCAGGTGACCTCCCCGTCAGATCCGGAGACGGCTCTGCACATCACCCAGTCGCCGGTCCCCGGCGAGACGCTGGCCGACGCCGCCGACCGGTTGCGGCGGGCGATCGAGATGGAACCGGACGGTGTGTTCGTCGACTTCAACCCCTCGGGCGCCAGCGCGGGCCGCCCAGCAGTGACGTACCGGGAAGTGCGCCCCGGCCACGACGTGTGGTGGACGGTGCTGCTCGATGGGGAACTGCGGATCGGCGTCGGCTGTCAGAGCAGGCGCGGCGGCCAAGATGCCGTGCGCGACGCGTGTGAGCAGGCGGTGCGCTCGGCTCACGCGGTCGAATGA
- a CDS encoding WXG100 family type VII secretion target, with protein sequence MSTLSTDFELMRSVAASTDTRNEEIRAMLQAFIGRMNSVPPAVWGGHAAARFRDVVERWNTESTRLYHVLHGIAATIRTNEATLREAAQNHAQRIAAVGGDL encoded by the coding sequence ATGAGCACACTGAGCACCGACTTCGAGCTGATGCGTTCGGTGGCCGCGTCCACCGACACCCGCAACGAAGAAATCAGGGCGATGCTGCAGGCGTTCATCGGGCGGATGAACAGCGTGCCGCCCGCGGTCTGGGGTGGCCACGCGGCGGCGCGGTTCCGCGACGTCGTGGAGCGGTGGAATACCGAATCGACGCGGCTGTACCACGTCTTGCACGGCATCGCCGCAACCATCCGGACCAACGAAGCCACGCTGCGCGAGGCCGCACAGAACCATGCCCAGCGCATCGCCGCCGTCGGCGGGGACCTCTGA
- a CDS encoding WXG100 family type VII secretion target, whose protein sequence is MDPVLSYNFDAIEYSVRQEIHTTSARLNAALEDLRSQIAPLQQMWTREAAAAYQAEQLKWHQAATALNEMLVELGNAVRDGADEMAIADRRAAGGWGR, encoded by the coding sequence ATGGATCCGGTCTTGTCGTACAACTTCGACGCCATCGAATACTCCGTCCGCCAGGAGATCCACACCACGTCCGCGCGGCTCAACGCTGCGCTCGAGGACCTGAGGTCACAGATCGCGCCGCTGCAGCAGATGTGGACGCGCGAAGCGGCCGCCGCCTACCAGGCCGAACAGCTGAAGTGGCACCAGGCGGCGACCGCGCTCAACGAAATGCTGGTCGAACTGGGTAATGCGGTCCGCGACGGCGCCGACGAGATGGCGATCGCCGATCGGCGGGCGGCCGGCGGCTGGGGCCGGTAG
- the rplM gene encoding 50S ribosomal protein L13 — protein sequence MPTYAPKAGDTTRSWYVIDATDVVLGRLAVAAANLLRGKHKPTFAPNVDGGDFVIVINADKVAISGDKLQSKMAYRHSGYPGGLRKRTIGELLQKHPDRVVEKAIVGMLPKNKLSRQIQRKLRVYAGPEHPHTAQQPVPYEIKQVAQ from the coding sequence GTGCCTACATATGCGCCCAAGGCGGGTGACACCACGCGTTCGTGGTACGTCATCGACGCCACGGACGTGGTGCTTGGCCGCCTTGCCGTCGCGGCAGCCAACCTGCTGCGTGGCAAGCACAAGCCGACGTTCGCGCCCAATGTTGATGGCGGGGATTTCGTCATCGTCATCAACGCCGACAAGGTCGCCATCAGCGGCGACAAACTGCAGAGCAAGATGGCCTACCGTCACTCGGGGTATCCCGGCGGTCTGCGTAAGCGCACGATCGGCGAACTGCTGCAAAAGCACCCGGACCGCGTGGTGGAGAAGGCGATCGTGGGCATGCTGCCCAAGAACAAGCTCAGCCGCCAGATCCAGCGCAAATTGCGCGTCTACGCAGGCCCGGAGCATCCGCACACCGCTCAGCAGCCGGTTCCGTACGAGATCAAGCAGGTGGCCCAGTGA
- the rpsI gene encoding 30S ribosomal protein S9, protein MTETTEAVETADVTTESAPVEYSDSYVFERPIQTVGRRKEAVVRVRLVPGTGKFNLNGRTLEDYFPNKVHQQLIKAPLVTVERTEAFDIYALLHGGGPSGQAGALRLGIARALILAQPEDRPALKKAGFLTRDPRATERKKYGLKKARKAPQYSKR, encoded by the coding sequence GTGACCGAGACAACCGAAGCCGTCGAGACTGCGGACGTCACGACGGAAAGCGCCCCCGTCGAGTACAGCGACTCGTACGTGTTTGAGCGGCCCATCCAGACCGTCGGCCGCCGCAAGGAGGCCGTGGTGCGGGTGCGCCTGGTGCCCGGCACCGGCAAGTTCAACCTCAACGGCCGCACCTTGGAGGACTACTTCCCCAACAAGGTGCACCAGCAGCTCATCAAGGCTCCGCTGGTCACCGTGGAGCGGACGGAAGCATTCGACATCTACGCGCTTTTGCACGGTGGCGGCCCGTCCGGACAGGCCGGTGCGCTGCGCCTGGGCATCGCCCGGGCGTTGATCCTGGCGCAGCCCGAGGACCGACCCGCGCTGAAGAAGGCCGGCTTCCTCACCCGTGACCCGCGTGCCACCGAGCGGAAGAAGTACGGCCTGAAGAAGGCCCGCAAGGCACCTCAGTACAGCAAGCGCTGA